One stretch of Oceanipulchritudo coccoides DNA includes these proteins:
- a CDS encoding 3'-5' exoribonuclease YhaM family protein — MNTVAELKELPKDQKVPYEAVVVLRKSSIRKARNDSEFLMVEFGDKSGVFHYICFGNSSHYQLFLNAVEGTIYRVQGSTDYYQNRFSPSITHIEKVHESEVQRYLDRLVECAPIPVKELWTELQGFIAKINHAPLKETVNSALSELEKEFKTIPGAISMHHAYRSGLMEHTVRMCRACVSLLPLYDEVDPDLALAGVILHDLGKALEYTGDLATTKSRLGHLHGHVVLGYRQTRRAAIKAGLSEDLLDRLEHIILSHQGELEWGAAVKAATPEAVFVSMVDNLDAKMGMVQYALRSTPENQDFSDYVAGLGAPLLVRKPQYPA; from the coding sequence ATGAATACCGTAGCCGAACTGAAAGAACTCCCGAAGGACCAGAAGGTCCCTTATGAGGCGGTCGTGGTCCTTCGCAAATCCTCGATCCGGAAAGCCCGGAATGATTCCGAGTTTCTCATGGTTGAATTCGGGGACAAGTCAGGCGTTTTTCACTACATTTGCTTTGGTAACTCATCGCATTACCAGCTCTTCCTGAATGCTGTTGAGGGGACAATTTACCGCGTTCAGGGATCAACCGATTACTACCAAAACCGGTTTTCCCCAAGCATTACCCATATCGAGAAGGTCCACGAATCAGAGGTTCAGCGGTACCTCGACCGTCTGGTTGAGTGCGCCCCGATACCGGTCAAGGAACTATGGACGGAATTGCAGGGCTTCATCGCGAAAATCAACCACGCTCCCCTGAAGGAGACGGTCAACTCCGCCCTGTCCGAGTTGGAAAAGGAATTCAAAACCATCCCCGGTGCCATTTCCATGCACCATGCCTACCGCTCCGGCCTTATGGAGCACACGGTCCGCATGTGCCGGGCCTGCGTCAGCCTCCTACCGCTTTACGATGAAGTTGACCCCGATCTGGCCCTCGCGGGTGTCATCCTGCACGATCTGGGTAAAGCCCTTGAATACACTGGCGATCTTGCCACCACCAAGAGCCGGCTGGGACACCTTCACGGCCACGTCGTTCTCGGCTACCGTCAGACCCGCCGTGCCGCCATCAAGGCCGGTCTCAGCGAGGATCTGCTCGACCGCCTTGAACACATTATCCTCTCCCACCAGGGCGAGCTTGAATGGGGGGCCGCCGTGAAAGCCGCCACCCCTGAAGCGGTCTTTGTTTCAATGGTCGATAATCTCGATGCCAAAATGGGAATGGTCCAATACGCGCTTCGCTCAACTCCCGAAAATCAGGACTTTTCCGATTATGTCGCCGGCCTGGGCGCCCCGCTTCTCGTGCGCAAACCACAGTATCCAGCCTGA